The segment CGACGTACAAGGCTGACGACGGTTCGACGAAGGGAACCTACGTCAACGTCTGTACCCCGGTCGAGCTCTTTCCCGGGGCGGCCCGGTACGTCGACCTCTATATCGACGTGATTCGTTCGCCCGAGGGGGACGTCGAAATCGTGGATGGAGCCGAACTCGAGGCCGCTGTCGAGGACGGACTCGTTTCGACGGCGCTCGCGGAGAAGGCGCGGAACGTCGCCGAGGCCGTCGAGCGCGCGCTCTCGAAGTAGCGGCGCAGTCTCTGTGGAGCGGGGCACAGTCACTACCGGTTACACCGCGCTCGAGAACAGCCCCCGTCGCAGTCTCTACCAAGTCACGTCGGCCTCGAGAAGATCTTGGCGCATTCGCGAACGATTCCGTCGCACTCGAGCCGCCTGTTTTCCGGCCGTCTCGAAACCGCCGTCAATCCGACGCCGAAACGATGTCACCTGCGTTCTCGACGGCGGAATCCGCCGAGGGGAGAAGATGCACGTATTCGTCGAGGTCGAGTGCGAACTCGCGGGCAGCGTGCGGATCGATCCAGCGAAACTCGAACTCGGAGCCATGTTCCCCGCCGCCGTCAGTCACCGTGTGCGTCCATCTATCGCGCGGTTCGTGAACGCTCGAGTGAAAGAAGTGGCGCACGTACCGCTTCGGCGGCGACCGTCGTCGCGTCCAGACGTCGGTCGAGAGGTGGCGGGTCGCGCTGAGTGCCCCGAGGCCGCTCTCCTCAACGACCTCCCTGAACAGTGCCTCTCGAGGCGTTTCGCCGGGCTCGAGGGTCCCTTTCGGAATCTGGAGT is part of the Halostagnicola kamekurae genome and harbors:
- a CDS encoding NUDIX hydrolase, which encodes MENVTYVQKACAYITRDTGELLVFEGPGHDGLQIPKGTLEPGETPREALFREVVEESGLGALSATRHLSTDVWTRRRSPPKRYVRHFFHSSVHEPRDRWTHTVTDGGGEHGSEFEFRWIDPHAAREFALDLDEYVHLLPSADSAVENAGDIVSASD